Proteins from one Gammaproteobacteria bacterium genomic window:
- a CDS encoding TonB-dependent receptor: MEIGKSPRAIAARSALLVLLSVSSAYAQTASPPAELAPVEVHAQRVDSGWLDAGTAITSVDAADLTADRALSLAESLQRVPGVFAQNQYNFSQGLRLSIRGFGARASFGVRGIRVLVDGVPLTLPDGQTELDGFDLSLVDRVEVIRGPASTLYGNAAGGVLALTTREPPPDFGASLDLSGGELGYRGQRASAGGTAGHWSGLGAYSRLRSDGPRAQGRGESDAFSGKLRYQGAAGNLRLILNAIDNESLDPGGLNAGEVQADRSQAAPNNLLYDAGETIRQQRVSAAWDAPLSELAGYRLWLYAGQREFANRLPFSGSGQSAFDRDFGGAGAQYTRRSQLFGLAQQWSVGLDLEAQRDDRHRYDNGEGGLRGAETLHQREKADGAGLFGEGEVELGGGFSASAGVRYDRLKLAVDDRFESDGDDGGSRTLHEWSLSGGLEYAIASQHRLYLRLSDSFESPTINELANPDGGGFNRDLEAAHALNRELGFKGRGGAFRYELALYNIELDDELLSYEIEGQSGRTYYRNAGRSSRDGVEASLDWRLSSAWQLSLAYTWSRNRFDEYTLDGVDYAGNTVPGLPRHQGFAELAWAHGIWSARVNVVAYDHYEADDANTQRANGVALSNLRVAASLPLSHLRIEPYAGIDNLFDREYYDNLRINASFGRYYEPGPGRTVYAGIKLIY, from the coding sequence ATGGAAATCGGAAAATCGCCGCGGGCGATCGCTGCGCGTTCGGCATTGCTGGTGCTGCTTTCGGTCTCGTCGGCCTACGCGCAGACCGCTTCCCCACCGGCCGAGCTGGCGCCGGTCGAGGTTCATGCTCAGCGCGTCGACAGTGGCTGGCTGGATGCAGGCACCGCGATCACCTCGGTCGATGCCGCGGACCTGACGGCGGATCGCGCCTTGAGCCTGGCCGAATCGCTGCAGCGCGTGCCCGGCGTGTTCGCACAGAACCAGTACAACTTCTCGCAGGGACTGCGCCTTTCGATTCGCGGCTTCGGCGCGCGCGCCAGCTTCGGTGTGCGCGGTATCCGCGTGCTGGTCGACGGTGTGCCGCTGACCCTGCCGGATGGACAGACCGAACTCGATGGTTTCGATCTGTCGCTGGTCGATCGCGTGGAAGTCATTCGCGGGCCGGCGTCCACCCTGTATGGCAATGCTGCCGGTGGTGTGCTGGCGCTGACGACGCGCGAACCGCCGCCCGATTTTGGCGCCAGTCTCGACCTGTCCGGCGGTGAACTCGGCTATCGCGGCCAGCGTGCCAGCGCCGGCGGCACGGCCGGCCACTGGAGCGGACTGGGCGCCTACAGTCGCTTGCGCAGCGACGGCCCGCGTGCGCAAGGGCGCGGCGAATCCGATGCCTTCAGCGGCAAGCTGCGCTATCAGGGCGCGGCGGGAAACCTGCGTCTCATTCTCAACGCGATCGACAACGAAAGCCTCGATCCCGGTGGGCTCAATGCCGGTGAAGTCCAGGCCGATCGCAGTCAGGCGGCACCCAATAACCTGCTCTACGACGCCGGCGAGACGATCCGGCAGCAGCGGGTGTCGGCCGCCTGGGATGCGCCGCTGTCGGAACTGGCCGGCTACCGGCTCTGGCTGTACGCCGGCCAGCGGGAATTCGCCAATCGCCTGCCGTTCAGCGGCAGTGGCCAAAGCGCGTTCGACCGTGATTTCGGTGGTGCCGGCGCGCAGTACACACGGCGTAGCCAATTGTTTGGTCTGGCGCAGCAATGGAGTGTGGGGCTGGACCTGGAAGCGCAGCGCGACGACCGGCATCGCTACGACAACGGCGAGGGTGGCCTGCGCGGTGCCGAGACCCTGCATCAGCGCGAGAAGGCTGACGGCGCCGGTTTGTTCGGCGAAGGCGAGGTCGAGCTGGGCGGCGGATTCAGCGCCAGTGCCGGTGTCCGTTACGACCGACTCAAGCTGGCGGTCGACGACCGTTTCGAGTCGGACGGCGATGACGGCGGTAGTCGCACGCTGCACGAATGGAGCCTGTCGGGCGGACTCGAGTATGCGATTGCCAGCCAGCACCGTCTCTATCTGCGTCTCAGCGATTCCTTCGAATCACCGACGATCAATGAACTGGCCAACCCGGACGGCGGTGGCTTCAATCGCGATCTCGAAGCCGCGCATGCGCTCAATCGCGAACTCGGGTTCAAGGGCCGCGGCGGCGCATTCCGTTACGAGCTGGCGCTGTACAACATCGAACTCGACGACGAACTGCTGTCCTACGAAATCGAGGGCCAGTCCGGACGTACCTATTATCGCAACGCCGGTCGTTCGAGTCGCGATGGCGTCGAGGCTTCGCTGGACTGGCGCCTGTCGAGCGCCTGGCAGCTCAGTCTCGCCTACACCTGGTCGCGCAACCGCTTCGACGAATACACGTTGGACGGTGTCGACTACGCCGGCAACACCGTGCCCGGCCTGCCGCGTCATCAGGGCTTCGCCGAACTGGCCTGGGCGCACGGAATCTGGAGTGCGCGTGTCAACGTGGTCGCCTACGATCATTACGAGGCGGACGATGCCAACACCCAGCGCGCAAACGGCGTGGCGCTGAGCAATCTGCGTGTCGCCGCGAGCCTGCCGCTGAGCCATCTGCGCATCGAGCCCTACGCCGGTATCGACAATCTGTTCGATCGCGAGTATTACGACAATCTGCGCATCAACGCCAGCTTCGGCCGCTACTACGAGCCGGGACCGGGACGCACGGTCTATGCAGGCATCAAACTGATTTACTGA
- the arfB gene encoding aminoacyl-tRNA hydrolase — MSDATLVITRSVSVPLSEIEWTAIRAQGAGGQHVNTTSSAVQLRFDIPASSLPDAVKQRLLDRPDRRLSQDGVLIIKAQTQRSQERNRQDALERLRLILEAATRVPRVRKATRPSANARRKRVDEKTRRGRTKRLRSSTDD; from the coding sequence GTGTCCGACGCCACGCTCGTCATCACCCGTTCGGTCTCGGTCCCGCTGAGCGAGATCGAATGGACCGCGATCCGCGCCCAGGGCGCGGGCGGTCAGCACGTCAACACCACGTCCAGCGCGGTACAGCTGCGTTTCGACATCCCGGCCTCCAGCCTGCCGGATGCGGTCAAGCAACGGCTGCTGGACCGTCCCGACCGGCGCCTGTCGCAGGACGGCGTGCTGATCATCAAGGCACAGACCCAGCGCAGCCAGGAACGCAATCGCCAGGATGCCCTGGAACGGCTGCGCCTGATCCTCGAAGCGGCCACGCGCGTGCCGCGCGTGCGCAAGGCGACGCGGCCCAGCGCCAATGCCAGGCGCAAGCGCGTGGACGAAAAAACCCGACGCGGTCGGACCAAGCGGCTGCGCAGCAGCACGGACGATTAA
- a CDS encoding DUF2868 domain-containing protein — translation MSVPSTAPPGTLRLGDRLLMELVRLREESAGHPPHTPDADARAIAAGGDFAQRLAARAQALPESDARLRALRHLRRSALALVGIALTFSGIAGIAAASTTLGSRQPVSLPLLVCVLVGFNLLSLLLWLAIQPWSSRAAPGLGRLIRQLWTRWERHALASSKPAEPADSSALDAIRLLAGGSSGRWLLGAVVHAAWLAFSLCALLTLAVLLSVRAYELAWETTLLSPQALAQWARWMSLGPALLGATGPETLPVDGALDSGAREAWAIWLLAALVVYGVLPRLLALLACVALAMRALSNIGRDLTRPGYARLRTRLLPDHAGLGVVDPVSERPSAPRQRVPRRAAQGRGRLALGLEWAPDEADAIESQWQCHWLGVADGAEQRRQLLDQLAQARTGRLIFVARATATPDRGNERFAVEAIDAAQVPAILVLAAFERLQARGNEATQRRLDEWQAFATRAGMDRVLPWCTDATGALPALSEDGIRA, via the coding sequence ATGTCCGTACCCTCGACAGCACCCCCCGGCACGCTCCGGCTCGGCGATCGCCTGCTCATGGAGTTGGTGCGCCTGCGCGAAGAAAGCGCCGGTCATCCACCCCACACGCCCGATGCCGATGCCCGCGCGATCGCGGCCGGCGGCGACTTCGCCCAGCGGCTCGCCGCCCGCGCCCAGGCCCTGCCCGAGTCGGACGCACGCCTGCGCGCGCTGCGCCATCTGCGCCGCAGCGCGCTGGCGCTGGTCGGCATCGCCCTCACGTTCAGCGGCATCGCCGGCATCGCTGCCGCCAGCACCACGCTGGGCAGCCGCCAGCCGGTCAGTCTGCCGCTGCTGGTCTGTGTGCTGGTGGGCTTCAATCTGCTGAGCCTGCTGCTGTGGCTGGCGATACAACCTTGGTCCAGCCGCGCCGCACCGGGTCTCGGCCGACTGATCAGGCAACTGTGGACCCGCTGGGAACGACACGCCCTCGCGAGTTCCAAGCCGGCCGAGCCCGCCGACAGCAGCGCGCTGGACGCCATTCGCCTGCTGGCGGGCGGCAGCAGCGGTCGCTGGCTGCTGGGCGCCGTCGTGCACGCCGCCTGGCTGGCGTTCTCTCTGTGCGCGCTGTTGACACTGGCGGTGCTGCTCTCGGTCCGCGCCTACGAGTTGGCCTGGGAAACCACTCTGCTGAGTCCGCAGGCACTGGCGCAGTGGGCGCGCTGGATGTCGCTGGGCCCGGCGCTGCTCGGTGCCACCGGTCCCGAAACCCTGCCCGTGGACGGCGCTCTGGACAGCGGTGCCCGCGAAGCCTGGGCCATATGGCTGCTCGCCGCCCTGGTGGTCTATGGCGTGCTGCCGCGACTGCTGGCGCTGCTGGCCTGCGTGGCGCTGGCAATGCGCGCGCTGTCGAACATCGGCCGTGACTTGACGCGACCCGGCTATGCGCGCCTGCGCACACGCCTGCTGCCGGATCACGCCGGTCTCGGCGTCGTCGATCCGGTGTCGGAGCGCCCCTCGGCACCGCGCCAGCGTGTGCCACGCCGTGCCGCGCAAGGACGAGGCCGCCTCGCACTCGGGCTCGAATGGGCGCCGGACGAAGCCGATGCGATCGAGTCGCAGTGGCAGTGCCACTGGCTCGGCGTGGCCGACGGCGCGGAGCAACGCCGCCAACTGTTGGATCAACTCGCACAAGCCCGAACCGGCCGGCTGATCTTCGTGGCACGCGCCACCGCCACACCCGACCGCGGCAACGAGCGCTTCGCGGTCGAGGCGATCGACGCGGCGCAGGTTCCGGCGATTCTGGTGCTCGCGGCCTTCGAACGCCTGCAGGCACGCGGCAACGAAGCCACGCAACGCCGCCTCGACGAATGGCAGGCCTTTGCCACGCGCGCGGGCATGGATCGCGTGCTGCCCTGGTGCACGGACGCGACAGGCGCCCTGCCCGCCTTGTCCGAGGACGGGATCCGCGCATGA
- a CDS encoding LLM class flavin-dependent oxidoreductase — MSIPLSVLDLAPVPSGSTASESLRRTVDLARLAESLGYVRHWFAEHHSMPSVASAAPEILIAHVAAATRHIHVGSGGIMLPNHSPLKVAETFRTLAGLHPGRIDLGLGRAPGSEPAASRALRAFEGEQFPALLSEMRAYCNGGFPEGHPFRQIRAMPDDVPLPPIWILGSSGASARMAGAAGMGYSFASHFSPTPAAPAFQAYKASFQPSEAFARPHAILGVAVVCAETEAEAERHASTMDLAWLRIRRGQFLPLPSPKEAAAYAYTDFEREAVAEYRQRTIVGTPPQVRAAIESMATACAADEVMIVSNLHDPVARLRSYELVASAFLD, encoded by the coding sequence ATGTCCATTCCCCTGTCCGTGCTCGATCTGGCTCCCGTGCCGTCGGGCTCCACTGCATCCGAGTCCCTGCGCCGCACGGTGGATCTGGCGCGTCTGGCGGAGTCCCTGGGCTACGTCCGGCACTGGTTCGCCGAGCACCACAGCATGCCCAGTGTGGCCAGTGCCGCGCCGGAAATCCTGATCGCGCATGTCGCTGCGGCCACCCGACACATCCACGTGGGCTCCGGCGGCATCATGCTGCCGAACCATTCGCCGCTGAAGGTGGCCGAGACCTTTCGTACGTTGGCCGGCCTGCATCCGGGCCGCATCGACCTCGGCCTGGGCCGCGCACCCGGCTCGGAGCCGGCCGCGAGCCGCGCCTTGCGCGCCTTCGAAGGCGAGCAGTTTCCGGCGCTGCTGTCCGAGATGCGGGCCTATTGCAACGGCGGATTTCCTGAGGGCCATCCTTTCAGGCAGATTCGCGCGATGCCGGACGATGTACCGCTGCCGCCGATCTGGATTCTGGGCTCCAGCGGCGCCAGTGCGCGCATGGCCGGCGCCGCCGGCATGGGCTACAGCTTCGCCAGTCACTTCAGTCCGACACCGGCCGCGCCGGCGTTCCAGGCCTACAAAGCCTCATTCCAGCCGTCCGAGGCGTTTGCGCGCCCGCACGCGATTCTGGGCGTGGCGGTGGTTTGCGCCGAGACCGAAGCCGAGGCCGAGCGCCATGCCTCGACGATGGACCTGGCGTGGCTGCGTATTCGCCGTGGTCAGTTCCTGCCGCTGCCGAGCCCCAAGGAAGCGGCCGCCTATGCCTATACCGATTTCGAGCGCGAGGCCGTGGCCGAGTACCGCCAGCGCACCATCGTTGGCACGCCGCCGCAGGTGCGCGCGGCAATCGAGTCCATGGCGACGGCCTGCGCAGCCGATGAAGTCATGATCGTCAGCAATCTGCACGATCCGGTGGCGCGTCTGCGCTCTTACGAGCTGGTCGCCTCGGCGTTCCTGGACTGA
- a CDS encoding YIP1 family protein, with the protein MASFTQRMLGAAKLDVPTFEEVEADTGATAQALGVVVIVAIASGIGALAVGGVSLLIMTVLISILGWAVWAGLVWLIGTKLLPEAQTRSDWSEIARTTGFAQSPGVLLVLTAIPFLGGLIGLVVSIWMLVAMIIGVRQALDYTQTWRAVVVVLIGFVVNIVLHALLGLGMAS; encoded by the coding sequence ATGGCAAGCTTCACTCAACGCATGCTTGGCGCGGCCAAGCTCGATGTACCCACGTTCGAAGAGGTGGAAGCCGATACCGGAGCAACCGCCCAGGCGCTGGGTGTGGTCGTGATCGTGGCCATCGCCTCCGGGATCGGCGCGCTCGCGGTCGGCGGTGTCAGCCTGCTGATCATGACGGTGCTGATCTCCATCCTCGGCTGGGCGGTCTGGGCCGGCCTGGTGTGGCTGATCGGCACCAAACTCCTGCCGGAAGCACAGACCCGTTCGGACTGGAGCGAAATCGCGCGCACCACCGGCTTCGCGCAGAGTCCGGGCGTGTTGCTGGTCCTGACCGCGATTCCATTCCTGGGCGGCCTGATCGGGCTGGTGGTGAGCATCTGGATGCTGGTGGCAATGATCATCGGCGTGCGCCAGGCGCTGGACTACACGCAAACCTGGCGCGCGGTGGTCGTGGTGCTGATCGGCTTTGTCGTCAACATCGTGCTGCACGCCCTGCTCGGTCTCGGCATGGCGTCCTGA
- a CDS encoding fasciclin domain-containing protein → MALPMAFAANTARADTLLEVAASSDQLTQFVAEMQAARLDDTLNRAASLTVFAPTNDAFMRLPIPMRDALMVDGARMKALLSYHIVPRRISDILAGGTYSSLIGWPLQIGGLQTMPVSLISDHRPARTGLRVNQRVNVVQTLQAENGTLYLVDDVLMPYAAR, encoded by the coding sequence ATGGCGCTGCCGATGGCATTCGCCGCCAACACTGCACGCGCCGACACCTTGTTAGAGGTGGCCGCGTCCAGCGATCAGCTCACCCAGTTCGTGGCCGAAATGCAGGCCGCCCGACTCGACGATACCCTGAACCGGGCGGCTTCCCTGACGGTGTTTGCGCCGACCAATGACGCCTTCATGCGCCTGCCGATTCCGATGCGAGACGCGTTGATGGTGGACGGCGCGCGCATGAAAGCCCTGCTGAGCTATCACATCGTGCCGCGCCGAATCAGCGACATTCTGGCCGGAGGCACCTACAGCAGCCTGATCGGCTGGCCCTTGCAGATCGGCGGCCTGCAGACCATGCCGGTGTCGCTGATCAGCGACCATCGCCCGGCACGCACCGGTCTGCGCGTCAATCAGCGCGTCAACGTGGTGCAGACGCTGCAGGCCGAAAACGGCACGCTGTATCTGGTCGACGATGTGCTGATGCCCTACGCCGCGCGGTAA
- a CDS encoding TonB-dependent receptor: MYELSPRLRHHGAAALLLCLVAMPALAQDVQTEDGEPDSTRPANNRAPVQLEEIVVTAQKKVQNLQDVPVSVGVVDTQAMRDAGSFDAGDLENRVANVEIDIDPQAPVIGIRGFATETDNVGFDPSVGLSVDYVALGRPEFVADGLFDLERIEVLRGSQGTLFGKNTIAGVINFLSAEPSPHFSGDVLASIGDPDQKRIEAGVSVPLGDWLSARLSGLYWDRDGEVDNTTLNRTEGDLEQRAGRLKLMATPGSAWTLGLSTQYSDTRVDYPPWQLFDAAPAALAYSREYDPQTEDDPLDTQTAMNVPGYVERTSDLSRALIEYDHGAVLGLQGLTSTAVIGHAAFDLATIIDIDVSPADLIITDFRNDFSQDSIELRAAGDAGSLFGLGGHVEFVTGVYGYRSDLESHLDTIAGDNLIGFALSTAGFDALGLGDIPGTGLITGLLDALQPLPDIPINDQLLRGFEQDSESYAVFGQMTWHLGERLATIVGLRYGVEDKDADFDVQTVGPGLVGLVVGADTFTTSLNRHETDFSPKLGLQYEWSDDFMSFLTWTRGFKGGGFNATAESAANLEFEPERASSFEAGIKSRWFDRALTFNLTAYRTEVEDLQVVDFVNVSYEVNNAAEAILQGVEIEANWRPSIAWFSLASSMAYGKAEYDSYPNAPAAEDGNDSCGIPDEDGRQDLSGCTLPNAPEFTAALSPLFTLPIGETYALRWGVDLSYRGEQYSASDLDAHSRQGGYTLIGSRLVFGPSDERWAIIVAGTNLSDKRAKDLVFDNSVYADTYVSQQIPLRSLVASFRASW; the protein is encoded by the coding sequence ATGTACGAGCTTTCGCCCCGCCTCCGTCACCACGGCGCAGCCGCGCTTTTGCTGTGCCTGGTCGCGATGCCGGCGCTCGCCCAGGACGTGCAGACCGAGGACGGCGAACCGGACTCGACGCGTCCGGCCAACAATCGCGCGCCGGTGCAGCTCGAAGAAATCGTCGTCACCGCCCAGAAGAAGGTCCAGAACCTCCAGGACGTTCCGGTTTCGGTCGGCGTGGTCGATACCCAGGCCATGCGCGACGCCGGCAGCTTCGACGCCGGCGATCTCGAAAACCGCGTGGCGAACGTGGAGATCGACATCGATCCGCAGGCGCCGGTCATCGGTATCCGCGGGTTCGCGACGGAAACCGACAATGTCGGCTTCGATCCCTCGGTGGGCCTGTCGGTGGACTACGTGGCGCTCGGCCGACCGGAATTCGTGGCCGACGGGCTGTTCGATCTGGAACGCATCGAAGTGCTGCGCGGCAGCCAGGGCACCTTGTTCGGCAAGAACACGATCGCCGGCGTGATCAATTTTCTCAGCGCCGAACCGTCCCCGCATTTTTCGGGCGATGTGCTGGCCAGCATCGGCGATCCGGACCAGAAGCGCATCGAGGCCGGCGTCAGCGTGCCGCTCGGAGACTGGCTGTCGGCGCGCCTGTCCGGCCTGTACTGGGACCGCGACGGCGAGGTCGACAACACCACGCTCAATCGCACCGAAGGCGACCTGGAGCAGCGTGCGGGCCGCCTCAAGCTGATGGCGACGCCGGGCTCCGCTTGGACCCTCGGCCTGTCCACGCAGTACTCGGACACCCGCGTGGACTACCCGCCGTGGCAGTTGTTCGACGCCGCGCCGGCGGCGCTCGCCTATTCGCGCGAATACGATCCGCAGACCGAAGACGATCCGCTCGATACGCAGACCGCGATGAACGTGCCGGGCTACGTCGAACGCACCTCCGACCTGTCTCGCGCGCTGATCGAATACGATCACGGCGCGGTGCTCGGCCTGCAAGGATTGACCAGCACCGCTGTGATCGGCCACGCCGCCTTCGATCTCGCCACGATCATCGACATCGACGTGAGCCCCGCCGATTTGATCATCACCGACTTCCGCAACGATTTCAGCCAGGACTCGATCGAACTGCGTGCGGCCGGCGACGCCGGCTCCCTGTTCGGCCTGGGCGGGCACGTCGAATTCGTCACCGGCGTCTACGGCTATCGTTCGGACCTCGAAAGCCACCTCGACACGATCGCCGGTGACAATCTGATCGGCTTTGCCCTGAGCACCGCCGGGTTCGATGCGCTCGGACTCGGCGACATCCCCGGCACCGGCCTGATCACCGGCCTGCTCGATGCCCTGCAACCGCTGCCGGACATCCCGATCAACGATCAGTTGCTGCGCGGCTTCGAGCAGGACAGCGAGAGCTATGCGGTGTTCGGGCAGATGACCTGGCATCTCGGCGAGCGCCTGGCCACCATCGTCGGCCTGCGCTATGGCGTGGAGGACAAGGATGCGGATTTCGACGTGCAGACGGTGGGACCGGGGCTGGTCGGCCTGGTGGTCGGCGCCGATACCTTCACGACCTCCCTGAACCGACACGAAACCGACTTCTCGCCGAAGCTGGGGTTGCAGTACGAATGGTCCGACGACTTCATGAGCTTCCTCACCTGGACGCGCGGCTTCAAGGGCGGCGGCTTCAACGCCACCGCCGAGTCCGCGGCCAATCTGGAATTCGAACCGGAGCGCGCCAGTTCCTTCGAGGCCGGCATCAAGAGCCGCTGGTTCGACCGTGCACTGACCTTCAACCTCACCGCCTACCGCACCGAAGTCGAGGATCTGCAGGTGGTCGACTTCGTGAACGTCTCCTATGAGGTCAACAACGCGGCCGAAGCGATCCTGCAAGGCGTGGAGATCGAGGCCAACTGGCGCCCGTCGATCGCCTGGTTCTCGCTGGCGAGCTCCATGGCCTACGGCAAGGCCGAATACGACAGCTATCCCAATGCGCCCGCCGCCGAGGACGGCAACGACAGCTGCGGCATTCCGGACGAAGACGGCCGTCAGGACCTGAGCGGCTGCACTCTGCCGAACGCCCCGGAGTTCACGGCAGCGCTGTCACCCTTGTTCACGCTGCCGATCGGCGAAACCTACGCGCTGCGCTGGGGCGTGGACCTGAGCTATCGCGGCGAACAGTATTCGGCCTCGGACCTCGACGCGCACAGCCGCCAGGGCGGCTACACCCTGATCGGCTCGCGCCTGGTGTTCGGCCCCAGCGACGAACGCTGGGCCATCATCGTGGCCGGCACCAACCTCAGCGACAAACGCGCCAAGGATCTGGTGTTCGACAACAGCGTGTACGCGGACACCTACGTGTCGCAACAGATTCCCTTGCGCAGCCTGGTGGCCTCGTTCCGCGCCAGCTGGTAG
- a CDS encoding GTPase/DUF3482 domain-containing protein: MNRSDALSLAVVGHTNTGKTSLLRTLTRDSRFGEVSDRAATTRDVQGAALLANGKALVALYDTPGLEDASALSDFLDTVPGPHADPVARIEAFLAGDHDQGRFEQEAKVLRQLLRSEAALYVIDAREPVLAKHRDELRVLAECGRPLLPVLNFTASVDADPEQWRSQLARMGLHVIASFDTVLFDFEAEHEIFEKLGVLLESRRSQLERLSASRDEDRNALILAASRSVAELLVNVAGLRFSVPSGGDEPAARARLQERVRAAEQTCVDTLLGLFRFELSAYEPPQLPLQQGRWQLDPFDPEAMRILGVRTGSAAAAGGMAGLTVDAFTGGLSLGAAALIGAGLGAVWGASGPLGREISDRLRGHHWLVIEAGTLAVLAGRQTQLLRALLRRGHAAQEQLRTGSAAGWPSPTVARQVLRARAHPEWSALNNAAEEALPDAVLRPLALAIAQALDGGAEAASEPVGIQ; encoded by the coding sequence ATGAATCGCAGCGATGCCCTGTCACTGGCCGTGGTCGGCCACACCAACACCGGCAAGACCTCGCTGCTGCGCACGTTGACGCGCGACAGCCGCTTCGGCGAGGTCTCGGACCGGGCCGCGACCACGCGCGACGTGCAGGGCGCGGCGCTGCTTGCCAACGGCAAGGCGCTGGTCGCGCTGTACGACACGCCGGGGCTGGAAGACGCCAGCGCGCTGTCGGACTTCCTCGACACCGTGCCGGGCCCCCATGCCGACCCGGTGGCGCGCATCGAAGCCTTTCTGGCCGGCGATCACGACCAGGGCCGTTTCGAGCAGGAAGCCAAGGTGCTGCGCCAGCTGTTGCGCAGCGAGGCGGCACTGTACGTCATCGACGCACGCGAACCGGTGCTCGCCAAGCATCGCGACGAACTGCGCGTACTGGCCGAATGTGGCCGGCCGCTGCTGCCGGTGCTCAACTTCACGGCGAGCGTGGACGCCGACCCCGAGCAATGGCGCAGCCAGCTGGCGCGCATGGGCCTGCATGTGATCGCCAGCTTCGACACCGTGCTGTTCGATTTCGAGGCCGAACATGAGATTTTCGAGAAGCTGGGCGTACTTCTGGAATCTCGCAGGTCCCAGCTGGAGCGCCTCAGCGCCTCACGCGACGAGGATCGAAATGCCCTGATCCTGGCAGCAAGCCGCAGCGTCGCCGAACTGTTGGTCAATGTCGCCGGCCTGCGTTTCAGCGTGCCGTCGGGCGGCGACGAGCCCGCCGCCCGAGCACGCTTGCAGGAGCGCGTACGTGCTGCAGAACAAACTTGCGTCGACACGCTGCTGGGCCTGTTCCGCTTCGAACTGAGCGCCTACGAACCGCCGCAATTGCCCTTGCAGCAGGGCCGCTGGCAGCTCGACCCCTTCGACCCCGAGGCGATGCGTATCCTCGGTGTGCGCACCGGTTCGGCGGCGGCTGCCGGCGGCATGGCGGGTCTCACCGTCGATGCCTTCACCGGCGGCCTGAGCCTGGGCGCGGCCGCCCTGATCGGAGCCGGGCTGGGCGCGGTCTGGGGCGCCTCGGGTCCGCTCGGGCGGGAAATCTCGGATCGCCTGCGCGGACATCACTGGCTCGTGATCGAGGCCGGCACGCTGGCCGTGCTGGCCGGCCGGCAGACGCAGCTGCTGCGCGCCCTGCTGCGTCGCGGTCACGCGGCCCAGGAGCAACTGCGGACCGGTAGCGCCGCCGGCTGGCCGTCGCCGACGGTTGCCCGACAGGTGCTGCGTGCGCGCGCACATCCCGAATGGTCGGCGCTCAACAACGCTGCGGAAGAGGCTTTGCCGGATGCCGTGCTCCGGCCGCTGGCGCTGGCGATCGCGCAAGCGCTGGACGGCGGCGCTGAGGCGGCATCCGAGCCTGTCGGAATTCAGTAG
- a CDS encoding DUF2164 domain-containing protein: MSEIKFSKEEKALIVARIQGYFEEEMQQSIGGFDAEFLLDFFTTEIGSYFYNRGLYDAQALLSARLEEIGESIFQLEKRTQFLR; this comes from the coding sequence ATGAGCGAAATCAAGTTCTCCAAGGAAGAAAAGGCCTTGATCGTGGCGCGGATTCAAGGCTATTTCGAGGAGGAAATGCAGCAGTCGATCGGCGGCTTCGATGCCGAATTCCTGCTGGATTTCTTTACCACCGAAATCGGTTCGTACTTCTACAATCGCGGCCTCTACGACGCCCAGGCGCTTTTGTCAGCAAGGCTGGAAGAGATCGGCGAGTCCATTTTCCAGCTTGAAAAGCGGACCCAATTCCTGCGTTAG
- a CDS encoding host attachment family protein — MEPIRIPEGTLIVVGDGSKALFLRNHGNAVQPALETEAVFEHDDAPTREQGTDRPGRRGDGAAGHRSALDQTDWHQLSEDRFAVTVADVLYRAAHAGRFDKLVVVAPPATLGVLRKAFHPEVQARIISEFPKDLSGHAIADIERHLAYSD, encoded by the coding sequence ATGGAACCCATTCGTATTCCCGAAGGCACACTGATCGTAGTCGGTGATGGCAGCAAGGCGCTGTTTCTGCGCAACCATGGAAATGCCGTCCAGCCTGCGCTCGAAACCGAAGCGGTATTCGAGCATGACGACGCCCCAACGCGCGAGCAGGGCACAGATCGTCCCGGCCGGCGCGGCGACGGCGCGGCTGGCCATCGCAGCGCCCTCGACCAAACGGACTGGCACCAGCTTTCGGAAGACCGCTTTGCCGTGACCGTGGCGGACGTCCTCTACCGCGCAGCACACGCCGGCCGCTTCGACAAGCTCGTGGTGGTGGCGCCGCCTGCAACGCTCGGCGTACTGCGCAAGGCATTCCATCCCGAAGTGCAGGCGCGCATCATCAGCGAATTTCCAAAGGACCTGAGCGGGCACGCCATCGCAGATATCGAGCGGCATCTCGCGTACTCGGATTGA